TCTTAGGAGCCTCTCGTCCTAAGAgacaggcgctgcaggagatgccGCCTGAGCATTCGTCCGCCGCGCATGTAGCTCAACGCGGTCCGGATGCTTCTCGCGCAGCTCTGTCATGACATTCCAAACGTGCTGCGacagctcctccgccgaTTTGAAATTTCTCGCATCGACCGGCTCTCCAAAGGAAAAGTACGCGTCGGCGGCGTCCATCAGCGCCGATCCGCGCGGCCACAGCTTCTCCGTCCCGctcagcgccagcggcacgaTTGTGGCCCCCTCGTcaacagcgagagagaagaatcCTAGGCGGAATGGGTTAAGCGGCCCGTCGGGGTTCATATTGCGAATTCCCTCCGGAAAGACGCATAGCATGCGGCCACGGCGCAGACGCCTGCGGGCGTTTTCCATCATCGGGCCAACTGTGCCTTTCACTGTTGTAAAGCTTGTCTTCTTGTCGCGGAAGTGCACAGCGAGATCGCCGGAGTTATACAGCGCCCACCCCCCAAACGGCACACGGAACAGTCCACCCTTCGCGATCCATGTGCCATCACGGGGCAGAAGGGAGCGAATGGACACAAACGGGTCAGCGCCGCTGAGGTGGTTTAGCATGACGATCACCTT
The nucleotide sequence above comes from Leishmania braziliensis MHOM/BR/75/M2904 complete genome, chromosome 32. Encoded proteins:
- a CDS encoding putative 1-acyl-sn-glycerol-3-phosphateacyltransferase-lik e protein: MTEKKHPNKVLRLLCTVYLILSLIVQWILVWVVQVLFIVVSFPFTTSEFRQDICGHIFRKVSFVGMDLLNPFWSIHVLNKFPKVTNKKVIVMLNHLSGADPFVSIRSLLPRDGTWIAKGGLFRVPFGGWALYNSGDLAVHFRDKKTSFTTVKGTVGPMMENARRRLRRGRMLCVFPEGIRNMNPDGPLNPFRLGFFSLAVDEGATIVPLALSGTEKLWPRGSALMDAADAYFSFGEPVDARNFKSAEELSQHVWNVMTELREKHPDRVELHARRTNAQAASPAAPVS